A genomic segment from Clarias gariepinus isolate MV-2021 ecotype Netherlands chromosome 11, CGAR_prim_01v2, whole genome shotgun sequence encodes:
- the ppp1r14ab gene encoding protein phosphatase 1, regulatory (inhibitor) subunit 14Ab — translation MAANRVGRRYNSKVHSPSRGSGRESGLSVQKRQARVTVKYNRKELQRRLDVEKWIDAGLDELFLGREEHMPEEVNIDELLDLQSDEERTKRLQDILHLCNTNTEAFIKELVSKLHGLQKQEDLHNDGIEHPQLHIFPKRQNSDNSDII, via the exons ATGGCAGCGAACCGGGTGGGCAGACGGTATAACAGTAAAGTGCACTCTCCCAGCAGAGGCTCGGGCCGGGAGTCAGGACTGAGTGTACAGAAGAGACAAGCCCGAGTTACAGTCAAATATAACAGAAAGGAGCTGCAGAGGCGCCTGGATGTGGAGAAATGGATAGACGCGGGGCTGGACGAGCTCTTCTTGGGAAGG GAAGAGCACATGCCCGAGGAGGTGAATATTGATGAACTTTTAGACCTGCAGAGTGATGAGGAGAGGACCAAAAGGCTCCAG gatATTCTTCATTTATGTAACACTAACACAGAA GCATTTATTAAGGAGCTGGTTTCGAAGCTTCACGGCCTGCAGAAACAGGAAGACCTCCACAATGATGGCATTGAGCATCCTCAGCTCCACATCTTCCCCAAGCGCCAAAACTCTGACAATTCTGATATAATTTAA